One Citricoccus sp. K5 DNA window includes the following coding sequences:
- a CDS encoding Ig-like domain-containing protein — MKATAFVGVSAVAVTGAILYPGFQTADVDLNDGGVWVVNAAENKVAHLNYQSQTLDGGVATTMTEFDLAQHADQVYLRDLEIGAATTVDPAAFVLSDETMLPANSSFSYGERIVAVSDTDQGRVYAATTQNLGAIASESADPFYEGEGRVLSAVGRDDTVWVADLDANLIKGFRPLTEDELREQSNQDGSTEAVGDGEAPADEQDSGGATGAPEDNDDGADGDPAGFREVSSTEIDGLAGMAEPQISAVGETGVVFDAASGTLVTSEGEASSVVDPAEGKLQAPGPEAAGAVVALANKTATVPLDGGETQYTTVETTGAPIQPVRVGTCTHAAWQGSGLYQRDCDDDSQDTTEQIPEMPAEAQMVFRVNRDVVVLNDISEGNTWLVADGMKIVNNWADLEPPKGEGEQEEEESDEITDSIELPDRQEENQKPVAEDDTFGVRAGRTTALPVLFNDVDPDGDLLTAELDGDQPETGTLQEIYDGTGFQMVVPEDASGSSAFTYTADDGRGGTDQAQATVRVVPEEENSKPVQERVTTLRVQAGTEVSQNILTDWKDPDGDDLQLMGAVSEDGDVVRVRPDGVLTFEDVGKTDGTKELEITVSDRRESETGRVVIEVLPKGAAPPITATDHVTVNVGEEATFSPLENDFDPTGTELRLAHVDPISGADVDMNSDTGTVSFRSDQEKTFYLKYVATNGPASAPGLIRVDVKDPDKNTGAPVAVRDVALLPANGEVLVNILGNDSDPEGGVLVAQQVDVPEDAPFNVSVERNAVLRVTDQQGLTEPVTFTYTVTNGTAASKGEVTVIPIPAPESMEPPRPNPDTAVVRAGDVVTVPVLDNDVHPNGAELTLEPELAEGVDEADGLVSVSDNKIRFRAGEEAKTVSAVYTVSGPDGQQASARVTFHVNALDLENNSPPSPETVEGRVFSGETVAIPIPLDGIDPDGDSVSLVQLENPPTKGSAKVTANSIEYTATAGSTGTDVFTYVVEDRLGARSTGTIMVGIAPVAQENTPPVAVNDSIQVRPDRPVAVDVLSNDTDADGDELKFVDTLEATEGSDAALVDGRILLTSPPEAGFVSVRYTITDGRGGQDTGTLTVESDPNAPLRAPIARDDRVSFRETVDEDQVTVDILKNDEDPDGTPDDLVVDLPENPEGVTLTEDNQLVVPVQSNPQVITYRLTDADDLSAYAFVIVPGAGEARPTLRSEAPIEVMAGEELALNLDDLVVVRDGKSPRITEESKVTSTPESEGGLVRSATDLVFTAPEDFTGAASVTFEVTDGSGPDDAEGLKAVLTQPVRVLPRPDENIPPLFQSNTMEVAAGGDPATLDLAQAASDPDPDDAENLTFALAESSIEGLDISLEGSVLAASAGADTPKGTRGTVQVTVTDGKSDPVPAQVTLTVNASDRPLTVANPDTVPDAHQGRAETVPVLANDVNPFEGEGELQLVSTELAGGAGEAVVSGDSVVVTPDENLVGQMTVQYTVQDMTEDPDRHVQGTITLNVKGVPEAPGIPRVDSVGDSEVVLTWDAPANNGAAITGYTVTADGVNQECAATTCTISGLTNNQEYTFAVTATNEVGESDSSVSSAPARPDVEPEQPAPPTGTDGDKKIDLTWTAPVNRGSPITSYTVEISPAPAGGVTQKTVSGTSTTWEGLTNGTAYQFRLQAVNDADRPSEFSGWSSSITPAGVPMQPLAPSASRAESAVNGGVANVRWSAPNNNGASISKYHLQVYEGGKLDRTISDISGTSQQVTGLKTTSSYSFSVVAENRVGESEGSPRSTAVTPYGRPKAPSKPSIDATGKNNTIKVDFSPGSANGSPITGYQYQVSGGSWNNISGPGSTINVGSNGKDVTVRVRAQNAAGAGDASGSSNQTSAYGPIKDAANVKASGGEKKVSFSWNPNVRDYENGRGLTMTVTVDGQKVDAKPGSFTKNVGYSTKSTVVVKVATTLDSSAQQSKEWPKSATSNEAPPPPPQPKVTMQPGDTVNIPGKCTSDCRKLEVSVQDFPAGNHVVQCMSDRGGTHQFNNSTHTISVGSGGSARKMINCWHGTYSGPHFNVWARVNGIDSNKMRPW, encoded by the coding sequence TTGAAGGCGACTGCGTTCGTTGGTGTCTCCGCCGTGGCGGTGACCGGCGCCATTCTCTATCCAGGGTTCCAGACCGCGGACGTCGATCTCAATGACGGTGGCGTGTGGGTGGTCAACGCTGCGGAGAACAAGGTCGCCCACCTCAACTACCAGTCACAGACCCTCGACGGCGGCGTGGCGACCACCATGACCGAGTTCGACCTGGCGCAGCACGCGGACCAGGTCTACCTCCGGGACCTCGAGATCGGCGCCGCCACCACCGTGGACCCGGCCGCCTTCGTCCTCTCCGACGAGACGATGCTCCCGGCCAATTCCTCCTTCTCCTACGGTGAGAGGATCGTGGCCGTCTCAGACACGGACCAGGGCCGTGTCTACGCCGCCACCACCCAGAACCTCGGGGCCATCGCCTCCGAGTCCGCGGACCCCTTCTACGAGGGGGAGGGCCGGGTGCTCTCCGCCGTGGGCCGCGATGACACGGTTTGGGTAGCGGACCTGGACGCCAACCTCATCAAGGGTTTCCGCCCGTTGACGGAAGATGAGCTCCGCGAGCAGTCCAATCAGGACGGTTCGACCGAAGCGGTCGGGGACGGCGAGGCCCCGGCGGACGAGCAGGACTCCGGCGGCGCAACGGGCGCTCCGGAAGACAACGACGACGGCGCGGACGGCGACCCGGCCGGCTTCCGGGAGGTCTCCTCCACCGAGATCGACGGGCTCGCCGGGATGGCCGAGCCGCAGATCTCGGCCGTGGGGGAGACGGGCGTCGTCTTCGATGCGGCCTCCGGCACCCTGGTCACCTCCGAGGGCGAGGCCTCCAGCGTCGTCGATCCGGCCGAGGGAAAGCTCCAGGCGCCGGGACCCGAGGCGGCCGGGGCCGTCGTCGCGCTCGCCAACAAGACCGCGACCGTGCCGCTGGACGGCGGGGAAACGCAGTACACCACCGTGGAGACCACCGGCGCCCCGATCCAGCCGGTGCGCGTGGGGACCTGCACGCATGCGGCCTGGCAGGGGTCCGGCCTGTACCAACGCGACTGCGACGATGATTCCCAGGACACCACCGAGCAGATCCCCGAGATGCCGGCCGAGGCCCAGATGGTGTTCCGCGTCAACCGGGACGTGGTGGTGCTCAACGACATCTCGGAGGGCAACACCTGGCTCGTGGCGGACGGCATGAAGATCGTCAACAACTGGGCGGACCTGGAGCCGCCGAAGGGCGAGGGCGAGCAGGAGGAAGAGGAGTCGGACGAGATCACCGACTCCATCGAACTGCCGGACCGCCAGGAGGAGAACCAGAAGCCGGTCGCCGAGGATGACACCTTCGGCGTCCGTGCCGGGCGTACCACCGCCCTGCCGGTGCTGTTCAACGACGTGGACCCGGACGGCGACCTGCTGACCGCGGAATTGGACGGGGACCAGCCCGAGACCGGCACCCTGCAGGAGATCTACGACGGCACAGGCTTCCAGATGGTGGTCCCGGAGGACGCGAGCGGTTCGTCCGCCTTCACCTACACGGCGGACGACGGGCGTGGGGGCACCGACCAGGCCCAGGCCACCGTGCGCGTGGTCCCGGAAGAGGAGAACAGCAAGCCCGTCCAGGAACGGGTGACCACCCTGCGCGTCCAGGCGGGCACCGAGGTCTCACAGAACATCCTGACGGACTGGAAGGACCCGGACGGGGACGACCTGCAGCTGATGGGGGCGGTCTCCGAGGACGGTGACGTGGTGCGGGTACGCCCGGACGGCGTGCTGACCTTCGAGGACGTCGGCAAGACCGACGGCACCAAGGAACTGGAGATCACCGTCTCCGACCGCCGCGAGTCGGAGACCGGCCGCGTGGTCATCGAAGTGCTGCCCAAGGGTGCGGCCCCGCCGATCACCGCCACAGACCACGTGACCGTCAACGTGGGGGAGGAGGCCACCTTCTCACCCCTGGAGAACGACTTCGACCCGACCGGCACCGAGCTGCGCCTGGCCCACGTGGACCCGATCTCCGGTGCGGACGTGGACATGAACAGTGACACGGGCACCGTGTCCTTCCGCTCGGACCAGGAGAAGACCTTCTACCTGAAGTACGTCGCCACCAACGGGCCGGCCTCCGCCCCGGGGCTGATCCGGGTGGACGTGAAGGACCCGGACAAGAACACCGGTGCGCCGGTGGCCGTGCGTGACGTGGCGCTGCTGCCCGCCAACGGCGAGGTGCTGGTCAACATCCTCGGCAACGACTCTGATCCCGAGGGTGGCGTGCTGGTGGCCCAGCAGGTGGACGTGCCGGAGGACGCCCCCTTCAACGTCTCCGTGGAACGCAATGCCGTCCTGCGCGTCACCGATCAGCAGGGACTGACCGAGCCGGTCACGTTCACCTACACCGTCACGAACGGCACGGCCGCCTCGAAGGGCGAGGTCACCGTCATCCCGATCCCGGCCCCGGAGTCCATGGAGCCGCCGCGGCCCAACCCGGACACCGCCGTGGTGCGGGCCGGAGACGTGGTCACCGTGCCGGTCCTGGACAACGACGTCCATCCCAACGGTGCCGAACTCACCCTCGAGCCCGAGCTGGCCGAGGGCGTCGACGAGGCGGACGGCCTGGTGTCCGTCTCGGACAACAAGATCCGGTTCCGGGCCGGCGAGGAGGCCAAGACGGTCTCCGCCGTCTACACCGTCTCCGGACCGGACGGCCAGCAGGCCTCGGCCCGGGTCACGTTCCACGTCAATGCGCTGGACCTGGAGAACAACTCACCGCCGTCTCCGGAGACGGTGGAGGGCCGTGTGTTCTCCGGCGAGACCGTCGCCATACCGATTCCGCTGGACGGGATCGACCCGGATGGGGACTCGGTATCCCTGGTGCAGCTGGAGAATCCCCCCACCAAGGGGTCCGCGAAGGTCACGGCCAATTCGATCGAGTACACGGCCACGGCCGGCTCCACCGGAACCGACGTGTTCACTTACGTTGTCGAGGACCGCCTCGGGGCCCGATCCACCGGGACGATCATGGTCGGCATCGCCCCTGTAGCACAGGAGAACACCCCTCCCGTGGCAGTCAATGATTCCATCCAGGTGCGCCCGGACCGGCCGGTAGCCGTGGACGTGCTGTCCAATGACACGGACGCGGACGGGGACGAGCTGAAGTTCGTGGACACGCTGGAGGCCACCGAGGGCTCGGACGCCGCCCTGGTGGATGGCCGCATCCTGCTGACCTCACCGCCGGAGGCCGGGTTCGTCTCCGTGCGCTACACCATCACGGACGGCCGCGGTGGTCAGGACACCGGAACGCTGACGGTCGAGTCGGACCCCAACGCACCGTTGCGTGCGCCGATCGCCCGGGACGACCGCGTCTCCTTCCGGGAGACCGTGGATGAAGACCAGGTCACGGTGGACATCCTCAAGAACGATGAGGACCCGGACGGCACCCCGGACGATCTGGTGGTGGACCTGCCGGAGAACCCTGAGGGCGTGACCCTCACGGAGGACAATCAGTTGGTGGTCCCCGTGCAGTCCAATCCGCAGGTGATCACCTACCGGCTCACGGATGCCGACGACCTCTCCGCCTACGCCTTCGTGATCGTCCCGGGAGCCGGTGAGGCCCGACCAACGCTGCGCTCGGAGGCGCCGATTGAGGTCATGGCCGGTGAGGAACTCGCCTTGAATCTGGACGACCTCGTGGTGGTCCGGGATGGCAAGTCACCGCGGATCACCGAGGAGTCCAAGGTGACCTCGACGCCGGAGTCTGAGGGCGGCCTGGTCCGCTCCGCCACCGACCTGGTCTTCACCGCGCCCGAGGACTTCACCGGCGCCGCCTCCGTGACCTTTGAGGTGACGGACGGCTCCGGACCGGATGATGCCGAGGGCCTGAAAGCGGTCCTGACCCAACCGGTCCGAGTGCTGCCGCGCCCGGATGAGAACATCCCGCCGCTGTTCCAGTCCAACACCATGGAAGTTGCCGCCGGTGGCGATCCGGCGACCCTCGACCTGGCCCAGGCCGCGTCCGATCCGGACCCGGACGACGCCGAGAACCTCACCTTCGCGCTGGCGGAGTCTTCCATCGAGGGCCTGGATATCAGCCTCGAGGGGTCCGTGCTCGCCGCCAGCGCCGGTGCAGACACCCCGAAGGGCACCCGCGGCACCGTTCAGGTGACGGTGACGGACGGCAAGTCCGATCCCGTGCCGGCGCAGGTGACGCTCACGGTCAATGCCTCGGACCGCCCGTTGACGGTGGCGAACCCGGACACCGTGCCAGACGCCCATCAGGGCCGGGCCGAGACGGTTCCCGTCCTCGCGAACGACGTGAATCCGTTCGAGGGGGAGGGCGAGCTTCAACTGGTGAGTACCGAACTGGCCGGCGGAGCGGGCGAGGCCGTGGTTTCCGGTGACTCGGTGGTGGTCACCCCCGATGAGAACCTGGTCGGCCAGATGACCGTCCAGTACACCGTCCAGGACATGACGGAGGATCCCGACCGCCACGTCCAGGGCACCATCACGCTGAACGTGAAGGGCGTCCCCGAGGCCCCCGGTATACCGCGCGTGGACTCCGTGGGCGACTCTGAGGTCGTGCTGACGTGGGACGCTCCGGCCAACAACGGTGCGGCCATCACCGGCTACACGGTCACCGCAGATGGCGTGAACCAGGAATGCGCGGCCACCACGTGCACTATCTCCGGATTGACGAACAACCAGGAGTACACCTTCGCCGTCACGGCCACGAATGAGGTCGGCGAGTCCGATTCTTCGGTCTCCTCCGCGCCGGCGCGGCCGGACGTTGAGCCAGAACAGCCGGCCCCGCCGACGGGGACGGACGGGGACAAGAAGATCGACCTGACGTGGACCGCCCCGGTCAATCGGGGTTCGCCCATCACCTCCTACACGGTGGAGATCTCACCGGCACCCGCGGGCGGTGTGACGCAGAAGACGGTCTCGGGCACCTCCACCACGTGGGAGGGCCTGACGAACGGCACCGCCTACCAGTTCCGGCTCCAGGCCGTGAACGACGCGGACCGGCCCAGCGAATTCTCCGGCTGGTCGTCATCGATCACCCCGGCCGGGGTACCCATGCAGCCTTTGGCACCCTCGGCCTCCCGGGCTGAGTCCGCCGTCAACGGAGGTGTGGCCAACGTGCGGTGGAGTGCCCCCAACAACAATGGCGCGTCCATCTCGAAGTACCACCTGCAGGTCTACGAGGGCGGCAAGTTGGACAGGACGATCAGCGATATCAGTGGGACATCGCAACAGGTCACCGGCCTGAAGACCACCTCGTCGTATTCGTTCTCCGTGGTGGCAGAGAACCGGGTCGGAGAATCCGAAGGCTCGCCACGCTCGACTGCGGTCACTCCTTACGGGCGGCCGAAGGCGCCATCCAAGCCCTCGATCGATGCCACCGGCAAGAACAACACCATCAAGGTGGACTTCAGTCCCGGCTCGGCCAACGGCTCGCCGATCACCGGTTACCAGTACCAGGTCAGCGGTGGCAGCTGGAATAACATCAGCGGGCCGGGCAGCACCATCAACGTGGGCAGCAACGGCAAGGACGTGACCGTGAGGGTCCGCGCCCAGAATGCGGCCGGTGCCGGTGACGCCTCCGGATCCTCCAACCAGACCAGTGCCTACGGCCCGATCAAGGACGCCGCGAACGTCAAGGCCAGCGGCGGCGAGAAGAAGGTGTCGTTCAGCTGGAATCCCAACGTACGTGACTACGAGAACGGGCGCGGGCTGACCATGACCGTCACGGTGGACGGCCAGAAGGTCGACGCCAAGCCGGGCTCCTTCACCAAGAACGTCGGGTATTCCACGAAGTCCACGGTCGTGGTCAAGGTGGCCACGACCCTGGACTCCTCCGCCCAGCAGTCGAAGGAATGGCCGAAATCGGCCACGTCGAACGAGGCCCCGCCGCCACCGCCACAGCCGAAGGTCACGATGCAGCCGGGTGACACGGTCAACATCCCCGGTAAGTGCACGTCAGACTGCCGGAAACTGGAGGTCTCGGTCCAGGATTTCCCAGCGGGCAACCACGTTGTTCAATGCATGTCTGACCGGGGCGGGACGCACCAGTTCAATAATTCCACCCACACCATCTCGGTGGGGTCTGGGGGCAGCGCCCGCAAGATGATCAATTGCTGGCACGGCACCTACTCGGGTCCGCATTTCAACGTCTGGGCACGCGTCAACGGCATCGACTCCAACAAGATGCGGCCCTGGTAG
- a CDS encoding adenylate/guanylate cyclase domain-containing protein: MEQVPAPDVERQARPHPAPDTTTTSALALEDEQEVTTWTQAISALEKDLLGGPRSMTRRDMASELGVSLISARKLWRALGFPNVKDEDRAFTQQDTDAIGTMIDLVRHGILNEETAISLTRSIGQMTDRMVVWQIEALVENKISEGMTDPQARREVVRMLPEIIEPLEEVMAYSYRRQLNSALQRLTVRVEAGLAASAVGRDGSEDDAPLPLARAVGFADMVSYTSLSRQMNERTLAQMVQRFENKCAEIISIGGGRLVKTVGDEVLFNAETPEAGAQIGLALAQAMADDPVLPSSRVSVVWGRVLSRLGDIYGPTVNLASRLTALADPGTVLVDAMTAMALEADDRFVLVPQPPRMVRGFGEIRPSILMPGSGNGLVVD; the protein is encoded by the coding sequence ATGGAACAGGTCCCCGCGCCGGACGTGGAACGCCAGGCCCGGCCGCACCCGGCACCGGACACCACCACCACGTCCGCGCTGGCCTTGGAGGACGAGCAGGAGGTCACCACCTGGACCCAGGCAATCTCGGCCCTGGAGAAGGACCTGCTGGGCGGACCGCGCTCAATGACCCGGCGGGACATGGCCAGCGAACTCGGCGTCTCCCTGATCTCGGCCCGGAAGCTCTGGCGTGCCCTGGGATTCCCGAATGTCAAGGACGAGGACCGCGCCTTCACCCAGCAGGACACCGACGCGATCGGCACCATGATCGACCTGGTCCGGCACGGCATCCTCAACGAGGAGACGGCCATCTCCCTGACCCGTTCCATCGGCCAGATGACGGACCGCATGGTCGTGTGGCAGATCGAGGCCCTCGTGGAGAACAAGATCAGTGAGGGCATGACGGACCCGCAGGCTCGCCGCGAGGTGGTCCGCATGCTGCCGGAGATCATCGAACCGCTCGAAGAGGTCATGGCCTACTCCTACCGGCGGCAGCTCAACTCGGCGCTGCAGCGGCTCACCGTCCGGGTGGAGGCGGGGCTGGCTGCCAGTGCCGTGGGCAGGGACGGCTCTGAGGACGACGCCCCGCTGCCGCTGGCCCGAGCGGTGGGCTTCGCGGACATGGTCTCCTACACCTCCCTGTCCCGGCAGATGAACGAGCGCACCCTGGCCCAGATGGTGCAGCGTTTCGAGAACAAGTGCGCCGAGATCATCTCGATCGGCGGTGGCCGGTTGGTCAAGACGGTCGGTGACGAGGTGCTGTTCAACGCCGAGACGCCGGAGGCCGGAGCCCAGATCGGTCTGGCGCTGGCACAGGCCATGGCCGACGATCCGGTGTTGCCCTCGTCTCGCGTCTCCGTGGTGTGGGGCCGGGTGCTCTCCCGGCTGGGGGACATCTACGGCCCCACCGTGAACCTCGCCTCACGGCTGACCGCGCTCGCGGACCCGGGCACCGTCCTGGTGGATGCGATGACGGCCATGGCCCTGGAGGCGGACGATCGGTTTGTCCTGGTCCCGCAGCCTCCGCGGATGGTCCGTGGGTTCGGGGAGATCCGGCCGTCCATCCTCATGCCCGGGTCCGGCAATGGTCTCGTGGTCGATTGA
- a CDS encoding MoxR family ATPase, which yields MTMTTEQAEWFAGTFEKISDNIGQAILGKEDVISLVLTAMLTDGHVLLEDAPGTGKTMLARSLAATVKGTHSRIQFTPDLLPSDVTGVTIYDQKSQEFEFHQGPIFANIVLADEINRASPKTQSALLEVMEEARVTVDGVTYTNERPFMVIATQNPIEQAGTYKLPEAQLDRFLIKTSIGYPDRKSTVELLSGAATKDRSGALTPIITTQAIQDMTELATTVHVDGAVLNYIAELTEETRLADETRLGVSVRGAMAMVRAAKVRAASYGRNYVLPDDVKDLAPHVWTHRLVLDPEAEFAGATPQAVLTRVLATVGAPQHRSEAPEPAAAMASGPAAGSTANEANEDTVYRGGSSVSGA from the coding sequence ATGACCATGACCACCGAACAGGCCGAGTGGTTTGCCGGGACGTTCGAGAAGATCTCGGACAACATCGGCCAGGCGATCCTGGGCAAGGAAGACGTCATCTCGCTGGTCCTCACGGCCATGCTCACGGATGGCCACGTCCTGCTCGAGGATGCTCCGGGCACCGGCAAGACCATGCTCGCCCGCTCGCTGGCCGCGACGGTCAAGGGCACTCACTCCCGCATCCAGTTCACGCCGGACCTGCTGCCCTCGGACGTCACGGGTGTGACCATCTACGACCAGAAGTCGCAGGAGTTCGAGTTCCACCAGGGGCCCATCTTCGCGAACATCGTGCTGGCCGATGAGATCAACCGCGCCTCGCCGAAGACGCAGTCGGCCCTCCTGGAGGTCATGGAGGAGGCGCGGGTGACCGTGGACGGCGTCACCTACACCAACGAGCGCCCCTTCATGGTCATCGCCACCCAGAACCCCATCGAGCAGGCCGGTACCTACAAGCTCCCCGAGGCTCAGCTGGACCGTTTCCTGATCAAGACCTCGATCGGCTACCCGGACCGCAAGTCCACCGTGGAGCTGCTCTCCGGCGCCGCCACGAAGGACCGCTCCGGCGCCCTCACCCCGATCATCACCACCCAGGCCATCCAGGACATGACCGAGCTGGCCACCACGGTGCACGTGGACGGGGCCGTGCTGAACTACATCGCCGAGCTGACCGAGGAGACCCGGCTGGCGGACGAGACGCGGCTGGGTGTCTCCGTGCGCGGTGCCATGGCCATGGTGCGCGCGGCCAAGGTGCGTGCCGCCTCCTACGGCCGCAACTACGTGCTGCCGGACGACGTCAAGGACCTCGCCCCGCACGTGTGGACCCACCGACTGGTGCTGGACCCGGAGGCCGAATTCGCCGGGGCCACCCCCCAGGCCGTCCTGACCCGCGTCCTGGCCACCGTCGGCGCGCCGCAGCATCGGTCCGAGGCCCCGGAGCCAGCCGCCGCGATGGCGTCCGGTCCGGCTGCCGGCTCTACCGCCAACGAGGCGAACGAGGACACCGTGTACCGCGGTGGTTCCTCCGTCTCCGGCGCCTGA
- a CDS encoding DUF58 domain-containing protein has translation MSTQSSPETRRSRRSTKAPTRRGSALSATPQQKGPSKSSERASKAAVELQDRWRRLRETTAVTTEPAREAATGWWGKNVQPVVEVISPLGWLVLVITVGSWIVGLVFGWAEAIVAGLVGVFLLLLAIGFILGRSSYRVDLDLARSRVAVGDRAVGAIEVTNTADKALMPAAMELPVGRATAVFQLPRMRPGAVHEDLFTIPTHRRAVITVGPVRSVRQDPLALLRRQLKWTEPEELYVHPRTVALQGSSAGFIRDLEGLPTRDLSSADVSFHALRDYVPGDDRRHIHWKTVARTNKLMVRQFEETRRAHLAIALSTSTSEYATENDFELAISVASSIGLEAFKEQRNLSIRTHAGPVHTETGRNMLDDMTRIEGKPLRKTSVDVARETADHVPNASVFFLITGDQPTAGDLRKATNHVPPGVRAFAIRCAHGLETQRANIGDLTVVSIGDLQDLGLALRKAAA, from the coding sequence ATGAGCACGCAGTCATCACCCGAAACACGGCGTTCGCGGCGATCCACGAAGGCCCCAACCCGCCGTGGATCGGCACTCAGCGCCACCCCGCAGCAGAAGGGCCCCTCGAAGTCCTCCGAACGGGCCAGCAAGGCGGCGGTCGAGCTGCAGGACCGCTGGCGGCGCCTGCGGGAGACGACGGCGGTCACCACCGAGCCGGCCCGCGAGGCCGCGACCGGATGGTGGGGCAAGAATGTCCAGCCGGTCGTGGAGGTCATCTCCCCGTTGGGCTGGCTCGTGCTGGTCATCACCGTCGGGTCCTGGATCGTCGGACTAGTCTTCGGCTGGGCCGAGGCCATCGTGGCCGGGCTGGTGGGCGTGTTCTTACTTCTGCTCGCCATCGGCTTCATCCTGGGCCGGTCCTCCTATCGGGTGGACCTGGACCTCGCGCGCTCCCGTGTGGCCGTGGGTGACCGTGCCGTCGGCGCGATCGAGGTGACCAACACGGCGGACAAGGCCTTGATGCCGGCCGCCATGGAACTGCCCGTGGGGCGGGCCACCGCCGTCTTCCAGTTGCCGCGCATGCGCCCGGGTGCCGTGCACGAGGACCTCTTCACCATTCCCACGCATCGCCGTGCGGTCATCACGGTCGGCCCCGTGCGCTCGGTGCGCCAGGATCCGCTGGCCCTGCTGCGCCGCCAGTTGAAGTGGACAGAGCCGGAGGAACTGTACGTCCACCCGAGGACCGTGGCACTGCAGGGCTCCTCGGCCGGGTTCATCCGCGACCTCGAAGGCCTGCCGACCCGTGACCTGTCCAGCGCGGACGTCTCCTTCCACGCGCTGCGTGATTATGTCCCCGGAGACGATCGCCGCCACATCCACTGGAAGACGGTGGCCCGCACCAACAAGCTCATGGTGCGCCAGTTCGAGGAGACCCGGCGCGCACACCTGGCCATCGCCCTGTCCACGAGTACGTCCGAGTACGCCACCGAGAACGATTTCGAGCTCGCGATCTCCGTGGCGTCCTCCATCGGACTCGAGGCCTTCAAGGAGCAGCGCAACCTGTCCATCCGCACCCATGCCGGCCCGGTCCACACCGAGACGGGACGCAACATGCTGGATGACATGACCCGGATTGAGGGTAAACCCCTGCGCAAGACCAGTGTGGACGTGGCTCGCGAGACCGCTGACCACGTCCCCAATGCCTCCGTGTTCTTCCTCATCACCGGCGACCAGCCGACCGCCGGAGACCTCCGCAAGGCCACCAACCACGTGCCCCCGGGCGTACGTGCGTTCGCCATCCGATGTGCCCATGGCCTGGAGACTCAGCGCGCCAACATCGGTGACCTCACGGTCGTCTCGATCGGTGACCTGCAGGACCTCGGCCTGGCCCTGCGCAAGGCGGCGGCATGA